In Oryzias latipes chromosome 23, ASM223467v1, the DNA window agaaattcaaatgaacacatatttgcaaaaagaaaagtgaaacatgttctgcaatattggcatgttgtgcaattcatcctcataaataatatatttaacagaacgaaataatgtacaaaactgatattctcgttaatgtgtccgtctggcggagcagatataggagcaatcagacagacagatggatagatagagagagatgcattaattgtccactggggaaagttgttttcatagtaaaagatttcttcataagctacagaaatatggtattcatgcatatgcctttagtttgttttatttttgataaaacaatgtatggcgtatgtctcaaccattcagaaagcaacaagaaattacatttgcgctgatcaatttcccatttccacgtcgattattactgacatctgtagcttgtcagatgcaattaaatggagggaaataaaatgcctcatcacaatgcgtaatgacgcacaatggctgatcttgcgctcttagaagatgtggcaaatggaagaattcggagtgaacgcatctttagacggcaagaagacgtgctggcaaacgaggacgagtggcttatgagccggttccgacttcctctgcgggtttttgggggtgtgtcacccgatgcatctggcgctccggtggaGCGCTAGAtgttttttgcctcgactttgatgtccgactatttcttttttatttcggccacggtccgaggttgtgaggctacagcatttacggcgtctgccaccgtttgccactcacgtgcctttttggcattagtaatgcccacactgtgccctccaaacaacattttctcctcttttccacctcgccaacgataaattctacttcacattgagtgaagttacgtttttttcatttcctctcggtgtgttccatggtttcgcaatcaatgaatattaatttgtgggcgtttcacggactatttatgggcaactatgggcgtgtcactaagccgcaaaagctgcgctgcatttagaattggttgtgatttattaagggaaagatgcgtaggatgtgcgtgcgaacggttttataactccgaatatttctgtgcgtacgcacatcctatgtttcatccgtacgctacttctgacgcaaatcctacgcaaagttttataaatgaggcccctggactcTGAAGGACAGCAGACACCCCTCTGAACACCAAAAAGTCCTGCTCTGGACAGAGATGACAGATGGTTGGACGGTGGAGGTCCGTACTAAAGAAGCTACCGGCATTCAAATGAGCACCCAAAGatcgtcaaaataaaagtccagaaccaaaaactagcagttttattttattttttggttggaGTTCCACAGAAGGCTTCCCTTCAatgttgtttccatttttctgtgtcgATGGTTTCTCGTCAACAGACAAACCTTGCTCTGAGTTCAAAAAAATCTGCCtggagacaaaaataaaaatctaatttaattGCAGATCTATAAAAATCCTGCAGTGTTGTGTGTGAGTGTTGTGTGTGTATCTATGTACGCATGTTTGTGTCACTTGTGGCAGCGCTGTAAAACACGACGCTACAATAATTGATCCTGTCCTATAAAAGCCAAAGTCTTAACTGCAGCCTCTGGATGGAGGTATAGATGCGCCATCAGCCTGATCTATGCTCACCTGCCGAGCAATGAGGCTTTGATGGCTTCATTAAGTAAATGCCACTTGTGTCGTCAATACCACGACACAGCAGGTGAGCGGAGCGTGAAACGTCGGAGGTCGACTCTGACCCCAAACGTCCATCCGTGGAGGGCCTTCTGTGTCACGGAGGTCATAAGAACCGCCTTTTTCTGTCACGTTTCGGGCTAAATGAAACCCGTGAGGCTTGGCAGAGCCGTGGACCCTGCTTTTCTTTACGACGTGTGGACCCTTAAGAGACGTCGATGTGGAGCTCTTTACTCAGGAAGCAGCTGCTTTGAAAACCcatgaatgaatggaagaaTATACAGTCAGACGTTTGATTTTAGACAACTTTTACACGtgaacacagcagcagcagatggcgTTTGTCATCTTTCCATCACTCCTCCGTCTCGTCTGTTTTTCAGCTGCTTCAGGTTCTTCCTCacatttttcagctgtttttgtagtttcatACGTTTTGTTCCTCACTTCATTTTGATGcagccccccttttttttacctATTAAGTGTGCTTTGAAAAGATGAAGATGTGACTTGGAAAATATTTCATTCAGATTTTAAAGGGAGTTTTCAGGCGAGGAAATTCTATTTAAggattaaatgtttcttttttttaaataaaaaaatattttttaaacggACTAAATAATTAATCCTGATAAAATCGTTAGTTGAAGAACACTTCAGTTTTTGAGCAATCTCAATATTTGTTCTGacgttttaaagtaaaattccACACATGGTACGTTAGCTCCCCCTGCTGGTATAAAGtccaaactgacaaaaaaaatgtaaaaagtttcaaaaatttgtttatttatatgaCAAAAATTGATTCCTTATCATctgaaaaaagtcagaattcagAAAATGATCATAGAAGAAGGGGGATTTTGTGgcttgattttaatttttcatcatAAATTACTACATTTTCTTGGCTTTGCTTCAGTTTTcttaaaccatttcaaaaacaacagctccACGCAAACATCTCCAAAAGGTGAAATAACAGCCGTTTCAAAGCCCTGATTGCCACTTATAAAGAAAAGTGAAGCTATTTATTTGGTTTAAGGAATACTGTGAATGTTTCTGAGCGTTTTTCCAGGTTTTCTAAACTGTCTTTCCATCCGCATGCATCAgatttaagattttatttttatgtacaacatACTTTAACATAAGACAAAGGGGAAATGACTGtcccaaaagaaaacacaggcttaaaaatagaaataataagtaaaaaaaaaaactccccctTTCCTTACATGCCTTCACTGGCTGAGTGGGTACTGCacgcccctcactctcccctcCCTGTTTTCCAAAAAGGCTGCttgtctgttggttttatcaccatagtaaccattttattttttggtcgcctgggggtgaGGAACGTGcctatgtaatttttagaagcacctgcaaaagtaaacttttggattccCTTGGCAACGGGGgctttttgttaaccacgcccacattcctaatatgttcatatcgtatgtcatattgttttattcagcttgagccaaaaGTTCAAATTCGAGGTCGTTTAAACTCTACAAAGtctaaaacagacattttttcccccaagaAGCTTTCCAATGATGCTTGAAGAGTAAGGAGGTGATGGGAGGAGTTTCAATTCggaaaagaggattttttttaaattcaaaggtcaaaaggtcaaaggtcaacaaaagtttttttgtggttGTCGAATTAACCTGGTGCCGTTTCATGACGATCGCTAAAACGTAGTTTTCCTTTTCCAGATCgtgcaaaaaatgtcaaacttgcCAAATTTCCCCCTTTGCCACAAAACAGGCTCTGtggcatcccataataatttcaaaacttccgtTGGATTTCCCCGacacgtgttttggttttgttggtggattttaaatattttccgaTTTGGCCACATTCATTGTTTTGGACagtttctcccgctgtgatgtcatcactttATGTGGTCGTTACGTCAAAAAACTCGGTTGAGTGGGAGTTTTTGAGGAAGTGGCGTGGGCTAAGTTCTGGCTCAGAGAGTTGTAGGACTGGAAGATTTGTGAAAAAGACGTAGAGGCGGGTTAAAGAAGCGCACACCCACCTTCTTTATAGCCTGGTAAACGGCCCTGAAAGCCGGCTGCTTCTGGTCGTGGTACACGCCTCTGTTTCCGTGCATGACGCAGACGCCGTCCTCCTCGGCTGAAGCGCAGTTACTGCCGTAGATGCAGTGGTCCGGACGGTAATTCCACTTGCAGGGAAACTCCAGCAGCCTCTCTGAGAACCGCGTTCCAACAGAAGAAAGACAACCCACTCAacgaaaactgtgtttttcacatgttcttgtggcatttttctatagaagcatttgtgtagcattaataaaaataaataccagaaatgctttttcattttcaaaatgaagctgcgtttgttgaatcaaaattaaaaagaaaaagcaatccaccaaaccgctttttctttttattcttcaacaccgctccctctgtcacttaattaaaatgataaagaaaatggtatttgacatttcattttcaaaaagttctctggtaaatgtgtagcaaaattcatttagaaatgtctaatttgacaattaaaatggattaacaaatgctttttcattttcacaatctaactgcatcaaatgactcaaaaataaaataaaataaaaatcaatcctccataataatttttccttttctactttaaaaccgcttattctgtgtcataattaaaatgaaaatgcaaagagtggattgcattttcgttttcgcATAACTCCAGTTAGCATCTCCATTGCTACACAAATGCTGCCATAtctttctgatggaggacatttattaagaacactcagcttaaaaattgcatttctgattattttttatcaaattatagtaaattaggagcagacgaacaaaaaaaaaagcagtttttgtgacataaaaaactGGGCGGGGCACAAGCGTCCTGCTCCACTGAAGCTCCGTAATCATTTGGCGTGGGTTGAATAACGTACAATTAGCTTCTGATGTTCACACTAGGCTAGCAGGGAGGggttcttcttctctttttttcctactGTTTATTATCCAAAAGAGGCTTGGTAAGAAATGTCAAAGGAGTGCAAATCTTGCGATTTGGGATGCTAGCATACATTGACTGTAcatagaactggactgagtgaatcCTCCCCCTTcattttccaaacaggaagtacccgctggctccaagaagccaaaataaacttctactgagaaatgaacagctgttactcagtcattcctgctctgatacctttttcttaacatctttttactaattctattttttcagattctccagagctgcTTTCAGTGGCCCCggaacaagctcacttctgattcctgacagtagttgccatagaaacgtgaCTCAagccgactcggaccaatcactgtcgactggctCCAAGCGGTGGTGCTCCTATCGTGGACAAATGGGAATCTCGAGGTAAGACGTTTccaatgggtgacatcacagtcGCTCTGTCCAGTTCTGTGTACAGTCAATGCTAGCTAACATCCTTGCAATGGTAGATGTGGATTGCCATAATGTCAGGAGAGGAGCTTTGGTTTACctttttcagaaaaatcaaACGCAGAGATCGACAGAACCAGCTACActcttggatttggtagtgatgtagtTAAACTCCCCAAACTcaagtccttgattggtcaacaCACAAGACGCGCATTTACGCAGAtgtttttcattggaagtggcttgTTGAATGCGCGGACGAGGACGGTGTCAAAGTAACTTGGTGGATCCACGTTCAACTTCATTTTCCtcaactggaatctggctcaaaactgtacggctggatagtacttgtcatttttgtattattatattatttgtctttatcaaaagaccactgggaaccctttgaaaatggatcaaatgaTGATCGGGGTGagttttttcataataaaagcaGAGAGACGACGGTCGTACCGGGGTTGTGGTGGAAAATGATATTGAGAAGGTCCTGATCTCCCCAGGTTATGTTCAGCTTGTATTTCTGCAGCAGAGGCATCAGCAGCTCCTCCCACAGCAGCCCCACCGGCGTCATGTCGTTCTGCAGACAGACAAACCAGCCCCCGGTCACTTTACCGGGCCTGCAGCCGACCAAAAGGCGGCGCTTCGGCTTCACCTTGAAGTAGGCGCTCCTCATCCTCGTCATGTTCATGAGCATGACGCCCGAGTTGACGCCCGTCCTGCCGTAGAAGGGGTGCATGGCGAAGCGGTTGTACCAGGCTATGCGCGGCTCCTCGTGCTCTGGGGCCATGGCGGCGAGCTGGGAGCGGTCGAACCGCGTCAGAAAGCCCCACAACTCGTCCACGGGCCGCAGGAAGAGGATGTCCGAGTCGACGTAGACCACCGAGTCCACGTCCTTTAGGATCAACTGACACGGGGTAAAGCCAGATGTGTTACAGGgactgaagatgatgatgaagactaCTAATCAGCACAGAGAGTCCATTTCCTGTTTGGCTAagaaaagatttcaaaataaacctaCGAACTAATCCAAATCCAATGAAATTGAGTTTGTGTCTAATAATAGAAAACGATTCATATTCAGCACAAATTAAACacgtttgttgttttattattacaCTAAATTTGCTAAATTTCATTTCCGTGTTTGCATCAACtatgaatttttgttttattaatgtttacAACATAAAcccaaaaatctcatttgggTAACAAGAGTCCCCCCCATATGCATTTATGATGAACAACATGTTTACAATTACAACtaatcacagttttttttaagttggaaGTTTGGTTAACCAAACTATGAATAAAGAGAAGTGTCCCCTTTTTTGGGTTGGgaagtttcaaagtaaaagttggTTTAAGGGACAGACGTTCGCGTGAAACTCACAGGCAGGAAGAGTCTCTGCGACGCGCAGGGTTTGAAAAGTTTCTTCCATTCTTTTGCATTTTCGCTGGGAAAGCTGATGGGGTGGAGGGTGTAGGTAAAGGTGGAGCGAACGAACCCAGGCCAACTCTCCAGCTAGAAAACAGACGAAAAAAAAGAAGCGTGGATGTttgaggaggaaaaagaaatatAGTTGAGAATGCCGTTGTATGGCTTGCCCTCGGCCCCCTCCTTTATCCCATCCTGGGAGGCTAAATGCCTGCACAtaacaaattcattaaaaacaaaaatgtttatttttctataaatggtggcttttcagttggttttatctccgtggtaaccattttatttttttgtcgtCTGAAAGTGACGGACAGATtgttatttttagaagaatctgcaaaagtacaattttggatttccttggcaactgaggtttttttcaaaatggcggctttctggttggttttatctccatagcaaccatttaatttttttgttgtctgaGGGTGACTGACAGATTGATGTCGTTTTTAGAGGAATCTGCagaagtaaatttttggatttccttggcaacagagtttttttttcaaaatggcggcttttcagttggttttatctccatagctaccatttaatttttttgttgtctgaGGGTGACTGACAGGTCGATGTCGTTTTTAGAGGAATCtgctaaattatatttttggatttccttagcaacagaggttttttgttaaccacgcccacactCCTAATATTTTCATATCTTATGTCATATTgctttgttcagcttgagccaatgaACTATGTGGCCaacccataataatttcaaaacatcCTTCCCCGACACGTCTATGTTGGTTTTGttagtggattttgaaatatGGTTTTGAGCCCCATAAGAGAATTctggccccattcatttttgGGATAGTTTCTCCTGCTCTGATGTCATCACTTGTGAGTTTTTGAGGATGTGACAGGGGCgatatttttgcaaaaacaacacacaaaaatgtaaatgtttcttACAGCTTCTACAAAGCTAGCATGGAGCTGATCTTCTGCAAAGATGTGCA includes these proteins:
- the gxylt1 gene encoding glucoside xylosyltransferase 1 isoform X2 — its product is MRRYIRALVLCMVFAVFSGLFVYSKLFYSDVSVASGAKRLVSPPQDPGAGGEEEDGAATGAEQRNPHRANRNVTRDGRDAVGSTESRLPPPMHLAVVTCGERLEETLTMIKSGVLFSIKPLHLHIFAEDQLHASFVEALESWPGFVRSTFTYTLHPISFPSENAKEWKKLFKPCASQRLFLPLILKDVDSVVYVDSDILFLRPVDELWGFLTRFDRSQLAAMAPEHEEPRIAWYNRFAMHPFYGRTGVNSGVMLMNMTRMRSAYFKNDMTPVGLLWEELLMPLLQKYKLNITWGDQDLLNIIFHHNPERLLEFPCKWNYRPDHCIYGSNCASAEEDGVCVMHGNRGVYHDQKQPAFRAVYQAIKKADFFELRARFVC
- the gxylt1 gene encoding glucoside xylosyltransferase 1 isoform X1 — translated: MRRYIRALVLCMVFAVFSGLFVYSKLFYSDVSVASGAKRLVSPPQDPGAGGEEEDGAATGAEQRNPHRANRNVTRDGRDAVGSTESRLPPPMHLAVVTCGERLEETLTMIKSGVLFSIKPLHLHIFAEDQLHASFVEALESWPGFVRSTFTYTLHPISFPSENAKEWKKLFKPCASQRLFLPLILKDVDSVVYVDSDILFLRPVDELWGFLTRFDRSQLAAMAPEHEEPRIAWYNRFAMHPFYGRTGVNSGVMLMNMTRMRSAYFKNDMTPVGLLWEELLMPLLQKYKLNITWGDQDLLNIIFHHNPERLLEFPCKWNYRPDHCIYGSNCASAEEDGVCVMHGNRGVYHDQKQPAFRAVYQAIKKYVFGTDPVTALLDALVEELSKTTHTYCGKSHTLFTKKLAHSLANVKKDDGEKPRL